From the genome of Pirellulales bacterium:
AGCCTACTGCCCCCGACAATCCGCAACGTTCCGTCGCCTGGGTTCATCATAAAAGCGATTCCGCGGAGAGAAGTTGATTCACGTCGGATTGCATGACGGTCGGGATCGGCCCGGAACTTTTGTTCGAGAACATCCAGGCATGCGCCGTGTTGACCGCCCAATCGAACGATTGTTGCCACGGCTCGGTCCCGATCCATGAGGACATCGTGCCCCACGGCTCGAGGATGATCGGCGCGCGTTTCCATTGATCGCCGCTCGCGGCAATCGCGGTTGGATATTCGTTGTTCTGGTCGCTCCACTGACCGTAGGTGCTCCAGTCGCCCCAGCCGTCGTACCTCACGCCGCAGCCGGCAGTCATCGCAAAAGAGAATGCGGCCGGATCGTCCGTCGCGAGCGACTCTTGGATGATCGAGTAGCTGTGCGGGAAGTATTTTTCCGTCTCGGAGATAAGCCACTCGGTCGCGGCCGTCGAGGGACGCGCGAGCGCCGGCGACGTGCCCCAGTTCGTCCACTCGCCATAAGATCCCCACCAGCCGAAGTCGATCGTGGCCGTGTTGGCGCCGAAGCGCGCGCCGAGCGCTGCGAGCAGCTTATCGAGGTCGGCTTGCACGGCCGCGCTATCGAGGTCCGGCTGGAAGGTCGTCGCGCCGTTGAAGCTGAACGTGCTGCCCGGCAGGCCGGCATTCTTGAGCGCAACCGGTCCGCCGCCGCCATCTTCGTAGGGCATGATGCGGAAATTGAACTGCTGGCCC
Proteins encoded in this window:
- a CDS encoding LEPR-XLL domain-containing protein, which gives rise to MKFRIEQLEPRLMLSRATPTLTTSAFFRAGSSAIVGHAIPEDTAVLSGGNRPTDGILFKLYAPNGNVVDTEWVNVRGNGAYHTSSLVVAQLTGVYTWHARYYGDWRNNAVNDQGGSAERLAVLAVPPPPPPPPVVPPSLPVVTTKPHGYQTFYTTAAQDTALPSTQAYYRYDWSQIEPAFGVYDFSAIEADLAAAEAAGQQFNFRIMPYEDGGGGPVALKNAGLPGSTFSFNGATTFQPDLDSAAVQADLDKLLAALGARFGANTATIDFGWWGSYGEWTNWGTSPALARPSTAATEWLISETEKYFPHSYSIIQESLATDDPAAFSFAMTAGCGVRYDGWGDWSTYGQWSDQNNEYPTAIAASGDQWKRAPIILEPWGTMSSWIGTEPWQQSFDWAVNTAHAWMFSNKSSGPIPTVMQSDVNQLLSAESLL